A DNA window from Drosophila biarmipes strain raj3 chromosome 2R, RU_DBia_V1.1, whole genome shotgun sequence contains the following coding sequences:
- the LOC108029509 gene encoding phospholipid-transporting ATPase IA isoform X12, which produces MSLVSLCAGGQRMRPLEDDEDFTSSAGYDADDGERRVINLNGPQPTKYCNNRITTAKYSFISFLPAFLFEQFRRYSNCFFLLIAILQQIPEVSPTGRYTTLVPLMFILSVSAIKEVIEDIKRHRADNEINHRLIERLDSGSWHTVRWSELSVGDIIKVGINTFFPADLILLSSSEPQAMCFIETANLDGETNLKIRQALPATAELLETKDLQRLEGRIECELPNRHLYEFNGVLKETGKQPAALGNDQVLQRGAILRNTAWVFGIVVYSGQETKLMKNSTSAPLKRSTVDKLTNTQILMLFMILISLCIISGLCNLFWTREHSETDWYLGLTDFKTKSLGYNLLTFFILYNNLIPISLQVTLELVRFLQAIFINYDIEMYHEESNTPAMARTSNLNEELGMVKYIFSDKTGTLTQNVMEFKKCSIAGFVYTPERTPEESQLVQNILSRHQTAAVIEEFLVLLSVCHTVIPERKEDGSMIYHAASPDERALVEGAQRFGYIFDTRTPKYVEINALGVRKRYEVLNVLEFTSTRKRMSLIVRTPDSKIKLFCKGADTVIYERLAPQGQAFREETLRHLEEFASDGLRTLCLAVADIRPDVYQEWSQTFDKASVALQNRESKLEDAANLIENNLRLLGATAIEDRLQDGVPETIAALLDAGIYIWVLTGDKQETAINIGYSCRLISHSMDIIILNEESLDATRDVIHRHYGDFKSSSAKDVNVALVIDGTTLKYALSCDLRHDFQDLCLLCRVVICCRVSPIQKAEVVEMVTQSTNAVTLAIGDGANDVAMIQKANVGIGISGVEGLQAACASDYSIAQFRYLQRLLLVHGAWNYARISKLILYSFYKNVCLYVIELWFALYSGWSGQILFERWTIGLYNVVFTAMPPFAMGLFEKFCTAETMLRYPMLYKTSQNAKLFNVKVFWIWIFNALLHSVFLFWLPLAAYTGEAIWGDGKTSDYLVMGNLVYTYVIVTVCLKAGLITNSWTWLTHLAIWGSIVLWFSFLLIYSHVWPTFKFASNFRGMDIQLLSTPVFYFCLLLVPITTLLIDVICKLVHNTVFKTLTEAVRETEIRRSDISEVMNEPRSSTMYALGSIIRYGYAFSQEEGGVVPQSIIIRAYDTNLPKPEGN; this is translated from the exons ATGTCATTGGTGTCATTGTGCGCGGGGGGCCAGCGGATGCGCCCACTCGAAG ATGATGAGGACTTCACCTCGTCCGCTGGGTACGATGCAGATGATGGGGAGAGGCGTGTCATAAACCTAAACGGGCCACAGCCCACTAAGTACTGTAATAACCGCATAACGACGGCAAAGTATAG TTTCATCAGCTTTCTGCCCGCGTTCCTGTTCGAGCAGTTTCGGCGGTACTCCAACTGCTTTTTTCTGCTAATTGCCATTCTGCAACAAATCCCAGAAGTGTCGCCCACGGGGCGGTATACCACGCTGGTGCCACTGATGTTCATCCTCTCGGTGAGCGCCATCAAGGAGGTAATCGAGGATATC AAACGACACCGGGCTGATAATGAGATCAACCACCGCTTGATCGAACGCCTGGACAGCGGCTCCTGGCACACGGTCCGTTGGTCGGAGCTGTCAGTGGGCGATATCATCAAAGTGGGGATCAACACCTTCTTCCCCGCCGACCTGATTCTCCTCTCGTCCAG TGAACCGCAGGCCATGTGCTTCATAGAGACGGCCAACCTGGACGGCGAGACGAACCTGAAGATCCGGCAGGCGCTGCCAGCCACCGCTGAGCTGCTGGAGACGAAGGATCTGCAGCGCCTCGAGGGCAGGATCGAGTGCGAGCTGCCCAACCGGCATTTATACGAGTTCAACGGGGTGCTCAAGGAGACCGGCAAGCA ACCCGCTGCTTTGGGCAATGACCAGGTGCTGCAGCGCGGAGCCATTCTGCGGAACACGGCGTGGGTGTTCGGGATCGTGGTGTACTCCGGTCAGGAGACAAAGCTGATGAAGAACTCCACCTCGGCTCCACTGAAACGCTCCACCGTAGACAAGCTGACCAACACCCAGATCCTCATGCTGTTCATGATCCTCATCTCGCTGTGCATCATCAGCGGCCTGTGCAACCTCTTCTGGACACGTGAGCACTCGGAGACCGACTGGTACCTGGGCCTCACCGACTTCAAGACCAAGAGCCTCGGCTATAACCTGCTGACCTTCTTCATCCTGTACAACAACCTGATCCCCATTTCGCTGCAGGTGACCCTTGAGCTGGTGCGCTTCCTGCAGGCCATCTTCATCAACTACGACATCGAGATGTACCACGAAGAGTCCAACACGCCGGCCATGGCCCGCACCTCGAACCTGAACGAGGAGCTGGGCATGGTCAAGTACATTTTCTCGGACAAGACGGGCACCCTTACGCAAAACGTGATGGAGTTTAAAAAGTGCTCCATCGCTGGATTCGTCTATACCCCCGAGCGAACACCGGAGGAGTCGCAGCTGGTGCAGAACATCTTAAGCCGTCATCAGACGGCCGCCGTGATCGAGGAGTTTCTTGTGCTGCTTTCCGTGTGCCACACGGTGATCCCCGAGCGCAAAGAGGACGGCTCTATGATCTACCACGCCGCCAGTCCGGATGAGCGGGCTTTAGTGGAAGGAGCCCAGAGATTTGGATATATCTTCGACACGCGCACCCCGAAGTACGTTGAGATAAATGCACTGGGCGTGCGGAAGCGGTACGAGGTCCTGAATGTCCTGGAGTTCACATCGACGCGCAAGCGCATGTCGTTGATTGTCCGCACGCCGGACAGCAAGATTAAGCTCTTCTGCAAGGGAGCGGACACGGTGATCTACGAGCGGTTGGCTCCGCAGGGTCAGGCCTTCCGGGAGGAGACGCTGCGTCATCTGGAGGAGTTTGCCTCGGATGGTTTGAGGACCCTCTGTTTGGCCGTGGCCGACATCCGGCCCGATGTGTACCAAGAGTGGAGCCAGACCTTCGATAAGGCCTCGGTGGCTCTGCAAAACCGGGAGAGCAAGCTGGAGGACGCGGCAAACCTGATTGAGAATAATCTGCGCCTGCTGGGCGCCACGGCGATTGAGGATCGTCTGCAGGATGGTGTGCCGGAAACAATTGCTGCTCTCCTGGACGCGGGCATCTATATTTGGGTGCTCACCGGCGACAAGCAGGAGACGGCCATCAACATTGGCTACTCCTGCCGCTTGATCAGCCACTCCATGGACATCATTATCCTGAACGAGGAGAGCCTCGAC GCCACCCGCGATGTTATCCACCGTCATTATGGGGACTTCAAGAGTTCGTCGGCGAAGGACGTAAACGTGGCCCTGGTCATCGATGGCACCACTCTGAAGTACGCCCTTAGCTGCGACCTGCGCCACGATTTCCAAGATTTGTGCCTCCTGTGCCGCGTAGTCATCTGCTGTAGGGTTTCGCCAATTCAGAAGGCGGAGGTAGTCGAGATGGTTACCCAGAGTACGAACGCAGTGACTCTGGCCATTGGCGATGGAGCCAACGACGTGGCCATGATCCAGAAGGCGAACGTGGGCATCGGTATATCTGGAGTGGAAGGTCTGCAGGCGGCCTGCGCCTCGGACTACTCGATCGCCCAGTTCCGCTATTTGCAGCGCCTGTTGTTGGTGCACGGAGCTTGGAACTACGCCAGGATCTCGAAGCTGATTCTGTACAGCTTCTACAAGAACGTGTGTCTGTACGTCATCGAGTTGTGGTTCGCCCTCTACTCCGGCTGGTCGGGTCAGATCCTGTTCGAGCGCTGGACCATAGGTCTTTACAACGTGGTCTTCACGGCCATGCCTCCGTTCGCGATGGGATTATTCGAGAAATTCTGCACGGCGGAGACGATGCTCCGCTATCCGATGCTCTACAAAACATCGCAGAACGCGAAACTATTCAATGTGAAGGTCTTCTGGATATGGATATTCAATGCCCTGCTCCACTCGGTGTTCCTCTTTTGGCTGCCATTGGCGGCCTACACGGGGGAAGCCATCTGGGGCGATGGCAAGACCAGCGATTATTTGGTGATGGGCAATCTAGTTTATACG TATGTGATTGTTACAGTTTGTCTAAAGGCCGGACTCATAACGAACTCGTGGACCTGGCTGACGCATCTGGCCATTTGGGGCTCTATAGTCCTGTGGTTCAGTTTCCTGCTGATCTACAGCCATGTGTGGCCGACCTTCAAGTTTGCCAGCAACTTCCGCGGCATGGACATCCAGTTGCTGTCGACGCCAGTTTTCTATTTCTGCCTACTGCTGGTGCCCATAACCACGCTGCTGATCGACGTCATTTGTAAACT GGTGCACAACACCGTATTCAAGACACTCACAGAGGCTGTTCGCGAGACGGAGATCCGCCGCAGCGACATCTCGGAAGTGATGAACGAGCCGCGATCTTC TACCATGTATGCCTTGGGATCAATAATTCGGT ATGGCTATGCGTTTTCCCAGGAGGAGGGCGGAGTTGTGCCGCAGTCTATCATTATACGAGCCTATGATACGAACCTGCCAAAGCCCGAGGGAAACTAA
- the LOC108029509 gene encoding probable phospholipid-transporting ATPase IA isoform X5 has protein sequence MADPGKNQRDGHNGAASDRGHAQNGRNGHSPGPQQPAQEHPTASQAALDARSLWPSIQSWIGGGVRRMRSQVLRRTATTGPEAAPSGGGGAPPSDLRPESRDPAASSRSGAGATETDGANPHRRLNEPSSGGSRQSLKNFLKKTGLGRKKRKDDEDFTSSAGYDADDGERRVINLNGPQPTKYCNNRITTAKYSFISFLPAFLFEQFRRYSNCFFLLIAILQQIPEVSPTGRYTTLVPLMFILSVSAIKEVIEDIKRHRADNEINHRLIERLDSGSWHTVRWSELSVGDIIKVGINTFFPADLILLSSSEPQAMCFIETANLDGETNLKIRQALPATAELLETKDLQRLEGRIECELPNRHLYEFNGVLKETGKQPAALGNDQVLQRGAILRNTAWVFGIVVYSGQETKLMKNSTSAPLKRSTVDKLTNTQILMLFMILISLCIISGLCNLFWTREHSETDWYLGLTDFKTKSLGYNLLTFFILYNNLIPISLQVTLELVRFLQAIFINYDIEMYHEESNTPAMARTSNLNEELGMVKYIFSDKTGTLTQNVMEFKKCSIAGFVYTPERTPEESQLVQNILSRHQTAAVIEEFLVLLSVCHTVIPERKEDGSMIYHAASPDERALVEGAQRFGYIFDTRTPKYVEINALGVRKRYEVLNVLEFTSTRKRMSLIVRTPDSKIKLFCKGADTVIYERLAPQGQAFREETLRHLEEFASDGLRTLCLAVADIRPDVYQEWSQTFDKASVALQNRESKLEDAANLIENNLRLLGATAIEDRLQDGVPETIAALLDAGIYIWVLTGDKQETAINIGYSCRLISHSMDIIILNEESLDATRDVIHRHYGDFKSSSAKDVNVALVIDGTTLKYALSCDLRHDFQDLCLLCRVVICCRVSPIQKAEVVEMVTQSTNAVTLAIGDGANDVAMIQKANVGIGISGVEGLQAACASDYSIAQFRYLQRLLLVHGAWNYARISKLILYSFYKNVCLYVIELWFALYSGWSGQILFERWTIGLYNVVFTAMPPFAMGLFEKFCTAETMLRYPMLYKTSQNAKLFNVKVFWIWIFNALLHSVFLFWLPLAAYTGEAIWGDGKTSDYLVMGNLVYTYVIVTVCLKAGLITNSWTWLTHLAIWGSIVLWFSFLLIYSHVWPTFKFASNFRGMDIQLLSTPVFYFCLLLVPITTLLIDVICKLVHNTVFKTLTEAVRETEIRRSDISEVMNEPRSSDSGFGYALGKLIRSSHVLISQDRRTNLESRSSVESNLRVENLELEVDTERQQRSRQRQKWRGGQMSFIATRSARTGATSPITATLHM, from the exons ATGGCGGATCCCGGCAAAAACCAGAGGGACGGACACAACGGGGCGGCCAGCGACCGCGGCCACGCCCAAAATGGGCGCAACGGACACAGTCCGGGACCACAGCAGCCGGCGCAGGAGCATCCGACCGCCAGCCAGGCCGCCCTCGACGCCAGGAGCTTGTGGCCAAGCATACAGTCCTGGATCGGCGGCGGTGTCCGGCGGATGAGGAGCCAGGTGCTCCGGCGGACAGCCACCACCGGCCCAGAGGCGGCTCCGTCCGGCGGAGGCGGCGCACCTCCGTCTGATTTACGGCCAGAAAGCCGCGATCCGGCTGCGTCATCCAGAAGTGGAGCTGGAGCCACCGAGACTGATGGCGCTAATCCCCATCGAAGGCTGAATGAACCTTCGTCCGGGGGCAGTAGGCAATCCCTgaaaaattttctaaaaaaaactggACTTGGAAGGAAAAAACGAAAAG ATGATGAGGACTTCACCTCGTCCGCTGGGTACGATGCAGATGATGGGGAGAGGCGTGTCATAAACCTAAACGGGCCACAGCCCACTAAGTACTGTAATAACCGCATAACGACGGCAAAGTATAG TTTCATCAGCTTTCTGCCCGCGTTCCTGTTCGAGCAGTTTCGGCGGTACTCCAACTGCTTTTTTCTGCTAATTGCCATTCTGCAACAAATCCCAGAAGTGTCGCCCACGGGGCGGTATACCACGCTGGTGCCACTGATGTTCATCCTCTCGGTGAGCGCCATCAAGGAGGTAATCGAGGATATC AAACGACACCGGGCTGATAATGAGATCAACCACCGCTTGATCGAACGCCTGGACAGCGGCTCCTGGCACACGGTCCGTTGGTCGGAGCTGTCAGTGGGCGATATCATCAAAGTGGGGATCAACACCTTCTTCCCCGCCGACCTGATTCTCCTCTCGTCCAG TGAACCGCAGGCCATGTGCTTCATAGAGACGGCCAACCTGGACGGCGAGACGAACCTGAAGATCCGGCAGGCGCTGCCAGCCACCGCTGAGCTGCTGGAGACGAAGGATCTGCAGCGCCTCGAGGGCAGGATCGAGTGCGAGCTGCCCAACCGGCATTTATACGAGTTCAACGGGGTGCTCAAGGAGACCGGCAAGCA ACCCGCTGCTTTGGGCAATGACCAGGTGCTGCAGCGCGGAGCCATTCTGCGGAACACGGCGTGGGTGTTCGGGATCGTGGTGTACTCCGGTCAGGAGACAAAGCTGATGAAGAACTCCACCTCGGCTCCACTGAAACGCTCCACCGTAGACAAGCTGACCAACACCCAGATCCTCATGCTGTTCATGATCCTCATCTCGCTGTGCATCATCAGCGGCCTGTGCAACCTCTTCTGGACACGTGAGCACTCGGAGACCGACTGGTACCTGGGCCTCACCGACTTCAAGACCAAGAGCCTCGGCTATAACCTGCTGACCTTCTTCATCCTGTACAACAACCTGATCCCCATTTCGCTGCAGGTGACCCTTGAGCTGGTGCGCTTCCTGCAGGCCATCTTCATCAACTACGACATCGAGATGTACCACGAAGAGTCCAACACGCCGGCCATGGCCCGCACCTCGAACCTGAACGAGGAGCTGGGCATGGTCAAGTACATTTTCTCGGACAAGACGGGCACCCTTACGCAAAACGTGATGGAGTTTAAAAAGTGCTCCATCGCTGGATTCGTCTATACCCCCGAGCGAACACCGGAGGAGTCGCAGCTGGTGCAGAACATCTTAAGCCGTCATCAGACGGCCGCCGTGATCGAGGAGTTTCTTGTGCTGCTTTCCGTGTGCCACACGGTGATCCCCGAGCGCAAAGAGGACGGCTCTATGATCTACCACGCCGCCAGTCCGGATGAGCGGGCTTTAGTGGAAGGAGCCCAGAGATTTGGATATATCTTCGACACGCGCACCCCGAAGTACGTTGAGATAAATGCACTGGGCGTGCGGAAGCGGTACGAGGTCCTGAATGTCCTGGAGTTCACATCGACGCGCAAGCGCATGTCGTTGATTGTCCGCACGCCGGACAGCAAGATTAAGCTCTTCTGCAAGGGAGCGGACACGGTGATCTACGAGCGGTTGGCTCCGCAGGGTCAGGCCTTCCGGGAGGAGACGCTGCGTCATCTGGAGGAGTTTGCCTCGGATGGTTTGAGGACCCTCTGTTTGGCCGTGGCCGACATCCGGCCCGATGTGTACCAAGAGTGGAGCCAGACCTTCGATAAGGCCTCGGTGGCTCTGCAAAACCGGGAGAGCAAGCTGGAGGACGCGGCAAACCTGATTGAGAATAATCTGCGCCTGCTGGGCGCCACGGCGATTGAGGATCGTCTGCAGGATGGTGTGCCGGAAACAATTGCTGCTCTCCTGGACGCGGGCATCTATATTTGGGTGCTCACCGGCGACAAGCAGGAGACGGCCATCAACATTGGCTACTCCTGCCGCTTGATCAGCCACTCCATGGACATCATTATCCTGAACGAGGAGAGCCTCGAC GCCACCCGCGATGTTATCCACCGTCATTATGGGGACTTCAAGAGTTCGTCGGCGAAGGACGTAAACGTGGCCCTGGTCATCGATGGCACCACTCTGAAGTACGCCCTTAGCTGCGACCTGCGCCACGATTTCCAAGATTTGTGCCTCCTGTGCCGCGTAGTCATCTGCTGTAGGGTTTCGCCAATTCAGAAGGCGGAGGTAGTCGAGATGGTTACCCAGAGTACGAACGCAGTGACTCTGGCCATTGGCGATGGAGCCAACGACGTGGCCATGATCCAGAAGGCGAACGTGGGCATCGGTATATCTGGAGTGGAAGGTCTGCAGGCGGCCTGCGCCTCGGACTACTCGATCGCCCAGTTCCGCTATTTGCAGCGCCTGTTGTTGGTGCACGGAGCTTGGAACTACGCCAGGATCTCGAAGCTGATTCTGTACAGCTTCTACAAGAACGTGTGTCTGTACGTCATCGAGTTGTGGTTCGCCCTCTACTCCGGCTGGTCGGGTCAGATCCTGTTCGAGCGCTGGACCATAGGTCTTTACAACGTGGTCTTCACGGCCATGCCTCCGTTCGCGATGGGATTATTCGAGAAATTCTGCACGGCGGAGACGATGCTCCGCTATCCGATGCTCTACAAAACATCGCAGAACGCGAAACTATTCAATGTGAAGGTCTTCTGGATATGGATATTCAATGCCCTGCTCCACTCGGTGTTCCTCTTTTGGCTGCCATTGGCGGCCTACACGGGGGAAGCCATCTGGGGCGATGGCAAGACCAGCGATTATTTGGTGATGGGCAATCTAGTTTATACG TATGTGATTGTTACAGTTTGTCTAAAGGCCGGACTCATAACGAACTCGTGGACCTGGCTGACGCATCTGGCCATTTGGGGCTCTATAGTCCTGTGGTTCAGTTTCCTGCTGATCTACAGCCATGTGTGGCCGACCTTCAAGTTTGCCAGCAACTTCCGCGGCATGGACATCCAGTTGCTGTCGACGCCAGTTTTCTATTTCTGCCTACTGCTGGTGCCCATAACCACGCTGCTGATCGACGTCATTTGTAAACT GGTGCACAACACCGTATTCAAGACACTCACAGAGGCTGTTCGCGAGACGGAGATCCGCCGCAGCGACATCTCGGAAGTGATGAACGAGCCGCGATCTTC TGACTCTGGTTTCGGATACGCCCTCGGCAAGCTGATACGATCCAGCCACGTCCTAATCTCTCAAGACCGCCGCACCAACCTGGAGTCGCGGTCCAGTGTGGAGTCGAATCTGCGGGTGGAGAACCTGGAGCTGGAGGTGGACACGGAGCGGCAGCAGCGCAGCCGGCAGCGGCAGAAGTGGCGAGGAGGTCAGATGTCCTTCATTGCCACTCGCAGTGCCAGAACCGGCGCTACATCCCCCATCACGGCCACTCTGCACATGTGA